A stretch of Gossypium hirsutum isolate 1008001.06 chromosome A06, Gossypium_hirsutum_v2.1, whole genome shotgun sequence DNA encodes these proteins:
- the LOC107963439 gene encoding uncharacterized protein has translation MGVMRRSNGYSKMNKEDPQDIIHRRAQFLIYKVMDQADCRRKPSFLGMRLCRLKVKIGARLKKLRKCGGVYKQVVDGLKIWRRLFNNNNKKKKRGGGGTINATLPRPLFT, from the coding sequence ATGGGTGTTATGAGGAGATCAAATGGTTACTCAAAGATGAATAAGGAAGACCCACAAGACATTATCCATCGACGAGCTCAGTTCTTGATCTACAAGGTGATGGATCAAGCTGATTGTAGAAGAAAACCATCGTTCCTAGGAATGAGATTGTGTAGGCTAAAGGTGAAGATTGGAGCAAGGTTGAAGAAGCTAAGGAAGTGTGGTGGCGTTTATAAGCAGGTGGTTGAtggattgaaaatttggagacgcttgtttaacaacaacaacaagaagAAGAAGCGTGGTGGTGGTGGAACCATTAATGCCACCCTTCCTCGTCCTTTGTTCACTTGA